The proteins below are encoded in one region of Amycolatopsis acidiphila:
- a CDS encoding acyl-CoA synthetase, with product MLVDKMTETVRSIEVMWKAGLIPFPRVDEGLFALVAMRKIGPFAAAAQVAARRDPHAVGLVDERGPLTFRQLDLQSNALARAWAGRGIKPGTVIAALCRDHRGLVLSMSAAGKLGARLLLMNTGFGKTQLADVAKREKATALVHDQEFTELLSDIPADVERYLAWVDTEDALDEIPVLDELIASTDDRPMPYPARRGGFVLLTSGTTGTPKGAPREHTSLLSSAQFLDRIPLRFGECTYLGAPIFHGTGVSQFILSYALSCTVVMRRRFDPEATLKGIEEHRCTALVLVPTMLQRIVDLGPEVISRYDTSSLRIIFVAGSALSPDLGNRATEAFGDVIHNLYGSTEVAVATVATPEDWRKAPGTVGRAPVGCKVVLYDGEGRRITEPGVTGRVFVGSGLSFHGYTDGRHKELLDGLLSTGDMGHFDEDGLLFIDGRDDEMIVSGGENVFPIEVENLLVERPDVLEAAVIGVPDEEFGQRLKAFVVRADGSDLDADTVRAYVKSNLARYKVPRDVEFLDQLPRNATGKVLRNKLD from the coding sequence ATGCTCGTCGACAAGATGACGGAAACCGTCCGCAGCATCGAGGTGATGTGGAAGGCGGGCCTCATCCCGTTCCCGCGTGTCGACGAAGGCCTGTTCGCCCTGGTGGCGATGCGCAAGATCGGCCCGTTCGCGGCCGCCGCGCAGGTCGCCGCCCGCCGTGACCCGCACGCCGTCGGCCTCGTCGACGAGCGCGGGCCGCTCACCTTCAGGCAGCTCGATCTGCAGTCCAACGCGCTCGCCCGTGCCTGGGCCGGGCGCGGGATCAAGCCGGGCACCGTGATCGCCGCGCTGTGCCGGGACCACCGGGGGCTGGTGCTGTCGATGTCGGCCGCGGGCAAGCTCGGCGCCCGGCTGCTGCTGATGAACACCGGGTTCGGCAAGACCCAGCTCGCCGACGTCGCCAAGCGCGAGAAGGCGACCGCGCTCGTCCACGACCAGGAGTTCACCGAGCTGCTGTCGGACATCCCGGCCGACGTCGAGCGCTACCTCGCGTGGGTGGACACCGAGGACGCGCTCGATGAGATCCCGGTGCTGGACGAGCTGATCGCCAGCACCGACGACCGCCCGATGCCCTACCCCGCGCGCCGGGGCGGTTTCGTGCTGCTGACCAGCGGCACCACCGGTACCCCGAAGGGTGCGCCGCGCGAGCACACGTCGCTGCTCTCGAGCGCGCAGTTCCTCGACCGCATCCCGTTGCGCTTCGGCGAGTGCACGTATCTAGGCGCGCCGATCTTCCACGGGACGGGTGTCTCGCAGTTCATCCTGTCGTACGCGCTGAGCTGCACCGTCGTGATGCGCCGGCGGTTCGACCCGGAGGCGACGCTGAAGGGGATCGAGGAGCACCGCTGCACGGCGCTCGTGCTGGTGCCGACGATGCTGCAGCGGATCGTCGACCTGGGGCCCGAGGTGATCAGCCGCTACGACACGTCGTCGCTGCGGATCATCTTCGTCGCGGGCTCGGCGCTGTCGCCGGACCTGGGCAACCGCGCGACCGAGGCGTTCGGCGACGTGATCCACAACCTGTACGGCTCGACCGAGGTCGCGGTCGCGACGGTGGCGACGCCGGAGGACTGGCGCAAGGCCCCGGGCACCGTCGGACGGGCGCCGGTGGGCTGCAAAGTGGTGCTGTACGACGGCGAAGGGCGGCGCATCACCGAGCCGGGGGTGACGGGCCGGGTGTTCGTCGGCAGCGGGTTGAGCTTCCACGGCTACACCGACGGCAGGCACAAGGAGCTCCTCGACGGGCTGCTCTCGACCGGCGACATGGGTCATTTCGACGAGGACGGGCTGCTGTTCATCGACGGCAGGGACGACGAGATGATCGTCTCCGGCGGCGAGAACGTGTTCCCGATCGAGGTGGAGAACCTGCTGGTGGAGCGCCCGGACGTACTCGAGGCGGCGGTCATCGGGGTGCCGGACGAGGAGTTCGGGCAGCGGCTGAAGGCGTTCGTCGTCCGCGCGGACGGCAGCGACCTGGACGCGGACACGGTCCGGGCGTACGTGAAGTCGAACCTGGCGCGGTACAAGGTCCCCAGGGACGTGGAGTTCCTGGACCAGCTGCCGAGGAACGCGACGGGGAAGGTGCTGCGGAACAAGCTGGACTAG
- the lpdA gene encoding dihydrolipoyl dehydrogenase has product MSEHFDVVVLGAGPGGYVAAIRAAQLGLKTAVVEEKYWGGVCLNVGCIPSKALLRNAELAHLVTQEAKTFGISSDGEIRFDYGAAYDRSRSVADGRVKGVHFLMKKNKITEYDGRGTFTDANTLQVSTSNGTETVTFDNCIVAAGATTKLLPGTSLSERVVTYEEQILSRELPGSIIIAGAGAIGVEFAYVLHNYGVEVTIVEFLDRMVPLEDAEVSKELAKRYKKLGINVLTSTKVETIDDSGDKVKVTVVANGTKQTLEADKVLQAIGFQPRVDGYGLENTGVELTGRGAIAVDGHCRTNVPHIYAIGDVTAKLMLAHAAESMGIVAAETIGGAETMELDYPMIPRATYCQPQIASFGWTEEQAREKGFDVQVAKFPFTANGKAHGLADPGGFVKILSDAKYGELLGAHLIGPDVTELLPELTLAQQWDLTVHEVARNVHAHPTLGEAVKEAVHGLAGHMINF; this is encoded by the coding sequence ATGTCAGAACATTTCGACGTTGTGGTGCTGGGCGCCGGGCCTGGCGGTTATGTCGCGGCGATCCGGGCGGCGCAGCTCGGACTGAAGACGGCCGTGGTGGAGGAGAAGTACTGGGGCGGCGTGTGCCTGAACGTCGGCTGCATCCCCTCCAAGGCGCTGCTGCGCAACGCGGAGCTCGCCCACCTGGTCACGCAGGAGGCGAAGACCTTCGGGATCTCCTCCGACGGCGAGATCCGCTTCGACTACGGCGCGGCGTACGACCGCAGCCGGTCGGTGGCGGACGGCCGGGTCAAGGGCGTCCACTTCCTGATGAAGAAGAACAAGATCACCGAGTACGACGGGCGCGGCACCTTCACCGACGCGAACACGCTGCAGGTGAGCACCTCGAACGGCACCGAGACGGTGACGTTCGACAACTGCATCGTCGCCGCGGGCGCGACGACGAAGCTGCTGCCCGGCACCTCGCTCAGTGAGCGAGTGGTGACCTACGAGGAGCAGATCCTCTCGCGCGAGCTGCCCGGCAGCATCATCATCGCCGGGGCCGGCGCGATCGGCGTCGAGTTCGCCTACGTGCTGCACAACTACGGCGTCGAGGTCACGATCGTCGAGTTCCTGGACCGGATGGTGCCGCTCGAGGACGCCGAGGTGTCCAAGGAGCTGGCCAAGCGGTACAAGAAGCTCGGTATCAACGTGCTGACCTCCACCAAGGTCGAGACGATCGACGACAGCGGCGACAAGGTGAAGGTCACCGTCGTCGCCAACGGGACCAAGCAGACCCTCGAAGCCGACAAGGTCCTGCAGGCCATCGGGTTCCAGCCGCGGGTCGACGGCTACGGCCTGGAGAACACCGGCGTCGAGCTGACCGGGCGCGGCGCGATCGCGGTCGACGGGCACTGCCGCACGAACGTGCCGCACATCTACGCGATCGGGGACGTGACCGCGAAGCTCATGCTCGCGCACGCGGCCGAGTCGATGGGCATCGTGGCGGCCGAGACGATCGGTGGCGCCGAGACGATGGAGCTCGACTATCCGATGATCCCGCGCGCGACCTACTGCCAGCCGCAGATCGCTTCGTTCGGCTGGACCGAGGAGCAGGCGCGGGAGAAGGGCTTCGACGTGCAGGTCGCGAAGTTCCCGTTCACCGCGAACGGCAAGGCGCACGGCCTGGCCGACCCGGGCGGCTTCGTGAAGATCCTCTCCGACGCGAAGTACGGCGAGCTGCTGGGTGCGCACCTGATCGGGCCGGACGTCACCGAGCTGCTGCCGGAGCTGACGCTCGCCCAGCAGTGGGACCTGACGGTGCACGAGGTGGCGCGCAACGTGCACGCGCACCCGACGCTGGGCGAGGCGGTCAAGGAGGCCGTCCACGGCCTCGCCGGCCACATGATCAACTTCTGA
- a CDS encoding histidine phosphatase family protein — protein sequence MGAIYLIRHGQASFGEADYDRLSGLGIEQGAVVGAELLRRDVRFTEARSGSLSRQRKTAETVLDWLGVKTPAKEDPRWNEYDHVDIVAHHGGGVPQNAADSRGYQRVLEGALAEWMGAGEDSPCAETWPAFRARVTGALEDLVSLLGKGENAVAFTSGGVIGMLAGQLLGHPEAGLLRLNRVTVNCGITKLVSGRSGVTLLSFNEHSHFDGRTSRLLTYR from the coding sequence ATGGGTGCGATCTACCTGATCAGGCACGGTCAGGCCTCCTTCGGTGAAGCGGACTACGACCGCCTGTCCGGGCTCGGGATCGAGCAGGGCGCGGTGGTCGGCGCGGAGCTGTTGCGCCGTGACGTCCGCTTCACCGAAGCGCGTTCGGGGTCGCTTTCGCGGCAGCGCAAGACCGCCGAGACGGTGCTCGACTGGCTGGGCGTCAAAACGCCCGCCAAGGAGGACCCGCGGTGGAACGAGTACGACCACGTCGACATCGTGGCGCACCACGGCGGGGGCGTGCCGCAGAACGCCGCGGACTCCCGCGGCTACCAGAGGGTGCTCGAAGGCGCGCTCGCCGAGTGGATGGGTGCGGGGGAGGACAGCCCCTGCGCCGAGACCTGGCCCGCATTCCGCGCGCGGGTGACCGGCGCGCTGGAGGACCTCGTCTCCTTGCTGGGCAAGGGTGAGAACGCCGTGGCGTTCACCTCGGGCGGGGTGATCGGGATGCTCGCCGGCCAGCTGCTGGGGCATCCGGAGGCCGGGCTGCTCAGGCTGAACCGGGTCACGGTCAACTGCGGCATCACGAAGCTGGTGTCCGGGCGCAGCGGGGTCACCCTGTTGTCGTTCAACGAGCACTCGCACTTCGACGGCCGGACCTCCCGGCTGCTGACCTACCGCTGA
- a CDS encoding S8 family peptidase, protein MGNARKLLAAGAVVAAAAAAGTGVAQAQEGQIRDANTAGAVSDSYIVVLKNAGIVDTLSQTLAGHYGAQVQHTFDAALHGFSVHADEQEAKRLAADGNVAYVVQNHVFHVSDTQQNPPSWGLDRIDQQDLPLDSSYSYSTTASNVTAYVIDTGVRATHETFGGRVSGGYDFIDNDTDPTDENGHGTHVAGTIGGSEYGVAKGVKIVPVRVLDADGSGTTEQVVAGINWVAEHASGPSVANMSLGGGADDALDQAVEGAIAKGVTFAVAAGNDGADASGSSPARVAGAITVAASDRTDKQASFSNYGSIVDLYAPGVNITSSWGTGDTATNTISGTSMATPHVTGAAALYLADHPDASPADVSAALTSAAASGKISNATAGTPNKLLNTAG, encoded by the coding sequence ATGGGGAACGCTCGGAAGTTGCTCGCGGCAGGCGCGGTCGTCGCCGCGGCCGCTGCGGCGGGCACCGGCGTCGCGCAGGCTCAGGAGGGCCAGATCCGCGACGCGAACACCGCCGGCGCCGTGTCGGACAGCTACATCGTGGTGCTCAAGAACGCGGGCATCGTCGACACGCTGTCCCAGACGCTGGCAGGCCACTACGGCGCGCAGGTCCAGCACACCTTCGACGCCGCCCTGCACGGCTTCTCGGTCCACGCCGACGAGCAGGAGGCCAAGCGCCTCGCGGCCGACGGCAACGTCGCCTACGTCGTGCAGAACCACGTCTTCCACGTCTCCGACACCCAGCAGAACCCGCCGTCCTGGGGCCTGGACCGGATCGACCAGCAGGATCTGCCGCTCGACTCGTCGTACTCCTACAGCACGACTGCGTCGAACGTCACCGCGTACGTCATCGACACCGGTGTCCGCGCCACGCACGAGACGTTCGGCGGGCGCGTTTCCGGCGGCTACGACTTCATCGACAACGACACCGACCCGACCGACGAGAACGGCCACGGCACGCACGTCGCGGGCACGATCGGCGGCAGCGAGTACGGCGTCGCCAAGGGCGTGAAGATCGTGCCGGTGCGGGTCCTCGACGCCGACGGCAGCGGCACCACCGAGCAGGTCGTCGCCGGGATCAACTGGGTCGCCGAGCACGCGAGCGGCCCGTCGGTGGCGAACATGAGCCTCGGCGGCGGCGCGGACGACGCGCTCGACCAGGCCGTGGAAGGCGCGATCGCGAAGGGCGTCACGTTCGCCGTCGCGGCCGGGAACGACGGCGCCGATGCCAGCGGCTCCTCACCGGCGCGTGTCGCGGGCGCGATCACCGTCGCCGCCAGCGACCGGACCGACAAGCAGGCCAGCTTCTCCAACTACGGCAGCATCGTCGATCTCTACGCGCCGGGCGTGAACATCACGTCCTCGTGGGGCACCGGCGACACCGCGACCAACACGATCAGCGGCACGTCGATGGCGACCCCGCACGTCACCGGCGCTGCCGCGCTCTACCTGGCAGACCACCCGGACGCGTCCCCTGCCGACGTGTCCGCCGCGCTGACCTCGGCGGCCGCCTCCGGCAAGATCAGCAACGCGACCGCCGGCACGCCGAACAAGCTGCTGAACACGGCCGGATAG
- a CDS encoding SDR family oxidoreductase codes for MPVAVVTGAGSGLGRVIAHALLDAGYEVALAGRRPEALAETAGDRPALAVPTDVGDEDQVEALFEAVRGKWGRLDLLVNNAGTFGPSGDLDELDVPAWRRTVDTNLTGAFLCARQAVRLMKEQRPQGGRIINNGSISAHAPRPGSAAYTATKHAITGLTKSISLDGRPYDIACGQIDIGNAATEMTAGIGRGARQADGSIRPEPTFDPAHVAAAVLYMAGLPLGANVQFMTITATKMPFLGRG; via the coding sequence ATGCCGGTCGCGGTGGTGACGGGGGCCGGCTCGGGCCTCGGCAGGGTGATCGCACATGCCCTGCTCGACGCGGGGTACGAGGTGGCGCTGGCCGGGCGGCGGCCGGAGGCGCTGGCGGAGACCGCCGGCGACCGGCCCGCGCTCGCCGTCCCCACCGACGTCGGCGACGAGGACCAGGTCGAGGCGTTGTTCGAGGCGGTCCGCGGGAAGTGGGGCCGCCTCGACCTGCTCGTCAACAACGCCGGCACGTTCGGTCCATCAGGTGATCTCGACGAGCTGGACGTGCCGGCCTGGCGGCGGACGGTGGACACGAACCTGACCGGCGCGTTCCTGTGCGCGCGCCAGGCCGTCCGGCTGATGAAGGAGCAGCGTCCCCAGGGTGGGCGCATCATCAACAACGGCTCGATCTCGGCGCACGCCCCGCGTCCCGGCAGCGCCGCGTACACCGCGACCAAACACGCGATCACGGGCCTGACCAAGTCGATCTCCCTGGACGGGCGGCCCTACGACATCGCGTGCGGCCAGATCGACATCGGCAACGCGGCGACCGAGATGACCGCCGGCATCGGCCGGGGCGCCAGACAGGCGGACGGCTCGATCCGCCCGGAGCCGACCTTCGACCCGGCGCACGTCGCGGCGGCGGTCCTGTACATGGCGGGCCTCCCGCTCGGGGCGAACGTCCAGTTCATGACCATCACGGCGACGAAGATGCCTTTCCTCGGACGAGGCTGA
- a CDS encoding CoA transferase: protein MNPLAGLRVIECASFVAAPSACMTLAQLGAEVIRVDPIGGAADYRRWPVAPTGTSLYWTALNRGKRSVAVNMRSDEGRELVAALVAEAGIFVDNAVGRRWLSYENLSARRADLIHLHLQGRADGTPAVDYTVNAEVGVPTITGREYDAAPVNHVLPAWDLLTGMTVTTGVLAALHERAKTGKGAYIELALADVAAAGVANLGWLGEAQLRGAERPKHGNHVYGSFGIDFETSDGQRVMVVALTEGQWHALRKVTGTEEVFSALEPALDVDLNQEADRYRVRETIAAILRPWFAARPLAEVSKDLDSARVLWGRYRGMPEVAASPSGVLSTVDQPGIGEVPSARSPLRWDGTYGGTATAPSLGEDTDHVLASVLGLPAAEITRLHDGGVVA from the coding sequence CGCAGCTGGGCGCGGAGGTCATCCGGGTCGACCCGATCGGCGGGGCGGCGGACTACCGGCGCTGGCCGGTCGCGCCCACCGGGACGAGCCTGTACTGGACGGCGCTGAACCGCGGGAAGCGTTCGGTGGCGGTCAACATGCGCTCGGACGAGGGACGGGAGCTGGTCGCCGCGCTGGTCGCGGAGGCCGGGATCTTCGTCGACAACGCCGTCGGCCGGCGGTGGCTGTCGTACGAGAACCTGTCCGCGCGGCGGGCCGATCTCATCCACCTGCACCTGCAGGGCCGGGCGGACGGGACGCCCGCGGTCGACTACACGGTCAACGCGGAGGTCGGCGTGCCCACGATCACGGGCCGCGAGTACGACGCGGCGCCGGTGAACCACGTGCTGCCGGCGTGGGACCTGCTGACGGGCATGACCGTGACGACGGGCGTGCTCGCCGCCCTGCACGAGCGCGCGAAGACGGGCAAGGGCGCGTACATCGAGCTCGCACTGGCCGATGTCGCAGCCGCGGGCGTGGCGAACCTGGGCTGGCTGGGCGAAGCACAGCTACGCGGCGCGGAGCGGCCGAAGCACGGGAACCACGTGTACGGCAGCTTCGGCATCGACTTCGAGACGAGCGACGGGCAGCGGGTGATGGTGGTCGCCCTGACCGAGGGGCAGTGGCATGCGCTGCGGAAGGTCACCGGGACGGAGGAGGTGTTCAGCGCGCTGGAGCCGGCGCTGGACGTGGACCTGAACCAGGAGGCCGACCGGTACCGCGTCCGCGAGACGATCGCCGCGATCCTGCGGCCGTGGTTCGCCGCCCGGCCGCTGGCGGAGGTGAGCAAGGACCTCGACTCGGCGCGGGTGTTGTGGGGCCGGTACCGCGGCATGCCCGAGGTGGCCGCCTCGCCGTCCGGTGTCTTGTCCACAGTGGACCAGCCAGGCATCGGCGAGGTGCCGAGCGCGCGCTCCCCACTCCGCTGGGACGGCACCTACGGCGGGACGGCGACGGCCCCGTCCCTGGGCGAGGACACGGACCACGTGCTGGCCTCGGTGCTGGGCCTGCCGGCGGCCGAGATCACCCGCCTCCACGACGGCGGGGTGGTCGCGTAA
- a CDS encoding LacI family DNA-binding transcriptional regulator translates to MIARSHVTLEDVAQVASVSLATASRVLNGTTNVREDLRERVLAAATDLDYTPNVHAQALAGAALRTVGVVCHDLGDPYFAAVVRGVLRAADRNGLLVLLTDTFRDPDKEIAAVSTLRSQRASVILLAGSAFEDRAWERALAAELEPYRRGGGQVAVLGRHRNLKADSVRPENRAGAKALADALLGLGHRRFAVLTGPRTMTTVLDRITGFAEGLAGAGIELSERDVFEGAFSRDGGHAAATELVAAKHRATCVFAVNDQMALGAMTALREAGHSIPGDVSVAGFGDIPVARDLGPALTTVALPLEELGEQALELALSGGRGGRSRVRRVAGEVVLRESTARTRRRR, encoded by the coding sequence ATGATCGCCAGGAGCCACGTGACGCTCGAAGACGTCGCACAGGTGGCCAGTGTGTCGCTGGCCACGGCCTCGCGCGTGCTCAACGGCACCACCAACGTCCGGGAGGACCTGCGCGAGCGGGTGCTCGCCGCCGCGACCGACCTGGACTACACGCCGAACGTGCACGCGCAGGCGCTGGCCGGCGCCGCGCTGCGCACGGTCGGTGTGGTGTGCCACGACCTCGGCGACCCGTACTTCGCCGCGGTGGTCCGCGGTGTGCTGCGCGCGGCGGACCGCAACGGGCTGCTGGTGCTGCTCACCGACACGTTCCGCGATCCAGACAAGGAGATCGCCGCCGTCTCCACCCTGCGCAGCCAGCGCGCTTCGGTGATCCTGCTCGCCGGTTCGGCCTTCGAGGACAGGGCGTGGGAGCGGGCGCTGGCCGCGGAGCTCGAGCCGTACCGGCGGGGCGGCGGCCAGGTTGCCGTGCTGGGCCGGCATCGCAACCTCAAGGCCGACAGCGTCCGGCCGGAGAACCGGGCGGGTGCGAAAGCGCTGGCCGATGCGTTGCTGGGGCTGGGACACCGTCGGTTCGCGGTGCTCACCGGGCCGCGCACGATGACCACGGTGCTCGACAGGATCACCGGGTTCGCCGAGGGCCTTGCCGGGGCCGGGATCGAACTGTCGGAACGGGACGTGTTCGAAGGGGCGTTCAGCCGGGACGGCGGCCATGCGGCGGCGACCGAGCTGGTGGCGGCCAAACACAGGGCGACCTGCGTGTTCGCGGTGAACGACCAGATGGCGCTCGGTGCGATGACGGCGTTGCGCGAGGCCGGGCACAGCATTCCCGGTGACGTCTCCGTCGCCGGGTTCGGCGACATCCCGGTCGCGCGCGACCTCGGCCCGGCGCTCACCACGGTCGCCCTGCCGCTGGAGGAGCTGGGCGAACAAGCGCTGGAGCTGGCGCTCAGCGGCGGACGGGGTGGCCGCAGCCGGGTCCGGCGAGTGGCAGGCGAGGTCGTCCTGCGCGAGAGCACGGCCAGGACCCGCCGTCGTCGTTGA
- a CDS encoding DoxX family protein, giving the protein MGVFMEIGYVVVAAVLAVALVGSAFGKLTRSRQVVDSLTGVGVPLKLFPALAACEIAGAAGLVVGIWWPPLGIAGAIGVVLYFVLAVGQHLRKKDFKGMPPAGTLLVLAVVALVLRLVSL; this is encoded by the coding sequence ATGGGAGTGTTCATGGAGATCGGCTATGTCGTCGTCGCGGCGGTTCTGGCCGTGGCGCTCGTCGGATCGGCATTCGGCAAGCTCACGCGCAGCCGGCAGGTCGTCGACAGTCTCACCGGCGTCGGCGTGCCGCTGAAGCTGTTCCCAGCCCTGGCCGCGTGCGAGATCGCGGGGGCGGCGGGGCTGGTCGTCGGGATCTGGTGGCCGCCGTTGGGGATCGCGGGGGCGATCGGGGTGGTCCTGTACTTCGTGCTCGCGGTCGGGCAGCACCTGCGCAAGAAGGACTTCAAGGGGATGCCGCCCGCCGGCACTCTGCTGGTGCTGGCCGTGGTCGCGCTCGTGCTGCGGCTCGTGTCGCTCTGA
- a CDS encoding TetR/AcrR family transcriptional regulator, whose translation MTTASEPRWRRLEPDQRREQIFICAARLFGERPYAGVSTSDIAAEAGVARGLINHYFGTKRELYLAVIRRAVTMPMPDMEVGGGSLYERAHTTVDWFLDMVHSQGKMWLVATSEGIGQDQEVEQIIVDAERKSAERLLDAFGMPAESDIRPRLNALVRAFAGMVKAAGREWLLRGELDRTQVHVLLYQTLITLLEDVFPEVLTRPPHAEN comes from the coding sequence ATGACAACCGCATCCGAACCCCGCTGGCGAAGACTCGAGCCCGATCAACGAAGGGAGCAGATCTTCATCTGCGCCGCCCGGCTGTTCGGAGAGCGTCCGTACGCCGGAGTGTCCACTTCGGACATCGCCGCCGAGGCGGGAGTGGCCCGTGGTCTGATCAACCACTATTTCGGCACCAAACGGGAGCTCTACCTGGCCGTGATCCGCCGTGCGGTGACCATGCCGATGCCAGACATGGAGGTCGGCGGTGGTTCGCTATACGAACGGGCGCACACCACGGTCGACTGGTTCCTGGACATGGTGCACAGCCAGGGAAAGATGTGGCTGGTCGCCACCTCGGAGGGCATCGGGCAGGACCAGGAGGTGGAACAGATCATCGTGGACGCCGAGCGGAAATCCGCCGAACGGCTGCTGGACGCGTTCGGGATGCCCGCCGAGAGCGACATCCGCCCCCGCCTCAACGCGCTGGTCCGCGCGTTCGCCGGAATGGTCAAGGCGGCGGGCCGGGAATGGCTGCTGCGCGGGGAACTCGACCGCACCCAGGTGCACGTGCTGCTCTACCAGACGCTGATCACGCTGCTCGAGGACGTGTTCCCCGAGGTCCTGACGAGGCCGCCGCACGCTGAGAACTGA
- a CDS encoding MarR family winged helix-turn-helix transcriptional regulator gives MIPHRPVLTLAQAGRIAGALLKEAVASHGLKPGHARGLTLLAERDSMSQQALLEEMGVDASVLVGILNDLEDDGLVSRRRDRADRRRHIVAISARGRKLAERLDESFARVEAELLSGLTADDVATLTSLLGRVKDTGAEDCSAD, from the coding sequence GTGATCCCGCACCGCCCCGTTCTCACGCTCGCCCAGGCCGGCCGGATAGCGGGCGCGCTGCTGAAGGAGGCCGTGGCGTCGCACGGGCTCAAGCCGGGGCACGCCCGCGGGCTCACCCTGCTGGCCGAGCGCGATTCGATGAGCCAGCAAGCGCTGCTCGAGGAGATGGGCGTCGACGCCAGCGTGCTGGTCGGGATCCTGAACGACCTCGAAGACGACGGCCTCGTCAGCCGCCGCCGCGACCGCGCCGACCGGCGACGGCATATCGTCGCGATCTCGGCCCGCGGCCGGAAACTGGCCGAACGCCTCGACGAGTCCTTCGCCCGCGTCGAGGCGGAGCTGCTGTCCGGCCTCACCGCCGACGACGTCGCCACCCTGACCAGCCTCCTGGGCCGCGTCAAGGACACGGGCGCCGAGGACTGCTCCGCCGACTGA
- a CDS encoding nitroreductase family deazaflavin-dependent oxidoreductase — MLYGDEHVRRYEETDGEEGHDWKPGVPALVLTTTGRKSGQERKFALIYQEVDGDHVIVASKGGDPKHPGWYLNLQANPEVKVQVKADKFTAKARTANAEERAKLWPVMAKVWPAYDEYQKKTDREIPVVILERV, encoded by the coding sequence ATGCTCTACGGCGATGAGCACGTCCGCCGCTACGAAGAGACCGACGGTGAGGAGGGTCACGACTGGAAGCCCGGCGTACCGGCGCTGGTGCTCACCACGACGGGCCGCAAGAGCGGGCAGGAACGCAAGTTCGCGCTCATCTACCAGGAGGTCGACGGCGATCACGTGATCGTCGCGTCCAAGGGCGGCGACCCCAAGCACCCCGGCTGGTACCTCAACCTGCAGGCGAACCCCGAGGTCAAGGTGCAGGTCAAGGCGGACAAGTTCACGGCGAAGGCACGCACCGCGAACGCGGAGGAGCGCGCGAAGCTGTGGCCCGTGATGGCCAAGGTGTGGCCCGCCTACGACGAGTACCAGAAGAAGACCGACCGTGAGATCCCGGTCGTGATCCTCGAACGCGTCTGA